DNA sequence from the Perca flavescens isolate YP-PL-M2 chromosome 3, PFLA_1.0, whole genome shotgun sequence genome:
CAggtctctcagactagaggactgggagctgagaactgaggacagagcttcacagcttctctctgacaggttacagccactcagtctggagagacaacaagaaggaaacaagttatttatatttaactcctGATGAAAGATATCAGAGTATTTATTGATGATTAAATCACacttacagagctttgttggaggctttgaccactggcagcagcctcagaagagcctcctctgaagcagagtatttcttcaggtcaaacacgtccagatcttcttctgatgacagtaagatgaagaccagagctgaccactcAGCAGGAGACAGTTCatctgtggagagacttcctgaacTCAGGGACTGTTGGATCTCCTCTACTAGGGAATGGTCATTCacttcattcagacagtggaacagattgatgcttctctctgcagacagattctcactgaaCTTCTTTTTGATGTACTCAACTGTTTTCTGATTGGTCTCTgagctacttcctgtctgtgtcatcAGGCCTTGTAGGAGATTCTGATTGGCCTGCagtgaaagacccaggaggaagcggaggaacaagtccaggtgtccatgtggactctgtaaggccttgtccacagcactctggtaGAAATGTGTTGATTTGTCTCTGAACACTTCAGACCACCACGATGTTGTTTGTTCTTCTGACAGCAGGTTGACTCCAAAGTTGGTGAAtgtcagatggacatgaagagcagccagaaactcctgaacactcagatggacgAAGCAGAACATCTTGTCCTGGTACAGTCCactctcctctttaaagatctgtgtgaacactcctgagtacactgaggctgATCTGATATTGATGCCACACTCCgtcaggtctgattcatagaagatcaggttgcctttctgcagctgctcaaaagccagtttcCCCAGAGACTCAATCATCTTCTTCGTCTCTTTATTCCAGTTTGAATCGTTCCCAGCTTCTCCACCGTATTTGATGTTCTTCAGtttggactgaaccaccaggaagtggatgtacatctcagtaagggtcttgggcagctctcctccttctctggtcttcaacatgtcctccagaactgtagcagtgatccagcagaagactgggatgtggcacatgatATAGAGGCTTcgtgatgtcttgatgtgggagatgattctgcttTCCTGCTTCTTGTCTCTGGATcgcttcctgaagtactcctccttctgtaggtcagtgaaccctctgacctctgtcaccatgtcaacacactcaggagggatctgattggctgctgcaggccgtgtggttatccagaggcgagcGGAGGGGAGCAGCttccccctgatgaggtttgtcagcagcacatccaCTGAAGCAGAttctgtaacatcagtcaggatctcAGTGTTGTGGAAGTCGAGAGAaagtcgacactcatccagaccgtcaaagatgaacacaacctGGCACTCTTCAAACCTGAAGATTCCTGCTTCTCTGGTTTCACTGAAGAAGTGATCAACAAGTTCTACTAAGCTGTACCTTTTCTCTTTCAGCACGTTCAGCTCTCTGAAagtgaatggaaatgtgaactggatgtcctggttggctttgccttcagcccagtccagagtaaacttctgtgttaagactgttttcccgatgccagccactcccttagtcatcactgttctgattggttcatcttGTCCAGGTTGGGCTTTAAAGATGTCTTCTCGTCGGAttgttgtttctggtctgtctggttttctggatgctgtttcaatctgtctgacctcatgttcatcattgacctctgcagtccctccctccatgatgtagatctctgtgaacatctgattcagaagggtttggtttcctgctttagcaatcccctcaaaTATACACTGGAACTTCTTGTTTAGGTTAGATTTGAGTTTACGTTTACAAACTCCAGCAGAACTTCCTGAATGAATACATAACAAAAAAGCTAATTAAGTAATTTTGCAAAGAAAAATGGGACATACTTGGACCCTTCTCTGGAGACATGAGTAAATGTCCCATTATTCCAGCAAGTTAAATCTTTAGAGAAATTCTCTTACTGTTCTGCAGATGGTCAGCAAGCTCCTCCTGCTTCATTCTCCTCAGGAAGTACAGTGTGATCTTCCGAAATGCCTCTCTGCTGctcctctgctcttcatcctcatcctcatcctccctctgactctctaaGCATTCTGGGTAATCTGGATTCAAAACCTTCTGGATCTTCTTCAGCTCGTTCTTCACAAAAGTGGCGATGTTCTCCTTcagcagctggaacagaagACTATATGAATGACACAATCAAACTGAAATCATGAAAGCAAACATCAGATACTTGTTTCGTACAGACTGACAACCCACTGGTCTGAAAAGTGCAGCATGGAGATGATTATGAACAGAAGAGATGTAAAAGTAGTTGTTGTACATGTACAGACCATAAATATGGAATCCAGGTGTATTTGATGCTGCTGGGCAGACTGACCACTGGGAACCTCTGAGCTCTCCTGGTCCACTCTGTGGAGGAATCAGGAAGAATTAGCTCACATCATGTCtgtgcacacagagacaaacacaaggtAATTTCCTGTGACTTAAAGTGTTGATTACAACATTGAATCAGATGGTTTCCCCTGACATTAAAGTGTTGGTGGTACTGATGACCCCACTGTGAATCAACAGAAAGAACTAAGAAGTAAACAAGGGCTACCCAACATGATTGGCCTTAAGGACTCCTGAAGCAGCAGACTGGTATCATGATGCAAGGAGGTCTGCAGCTTCTGTGGTCATGGAGCCAAACATTTGAAGATAGAATAAGTTTTAGGGAGTCAACAGTGAAAAACCTTCAGTTGGCCTTAAAACCTTTTGTTGGCCTGAAAATGATTTTGGCAAACCATCAGCCAACTTAGGAGGGGGAAGCAGAGGTTAGATGGTCTGTTTGTAGTTGGGGACAACTACTGACCTGGACTGAGTATACTGTTGGATGGTGGTTCCCTTTGTTTTGCTTCCCCTTATTGACTTCTGATCTGACATCGATCCATCTGGGTATGGTTGTCTTACAGCTACCACAAAAGTACTCAATGACATTACAGCCGCATTAGATACCAAACAACACTGCGCTGATATATTCATTGACCTTGCCAAAGCTTTTGACTCGGTGGACCACAATTCACTCATTCACAGACTTAGCAGCATTGTTGTCACTGATCACTCACTGGTTTGGTTTTCCAATTATCTTTCTCACCGGGTGCGACAATTaagatttgaaaacatttttttcccattcactcctggtCACCAGGGGTATCACCCAAGGCTCCATACTTGGCTCCACACTTTTCtcaatatatattaataacatTCCTCAGGCAGCTGGCAATTCACTCATTCACTTATATGCTGATGATAAAATGATTCATGCCATTGTTCCTTCCCCTGATAATGTTCAAGCTACCCTGCAAAATAGCTTCATCGAACTACACCAGTCTTTGTCACAACTCAAACTCACTCTCATTACCTCCAAAACTAAAGTCATGTGGTTTTCCCGTATGGGTACTACCCCTTCTCCCGCACTTAACATTACCACTTGCAAGGGGGCTATCCTCGAACAAGTCACTGCATATAAATACTTGCATCTGGTTGGAAACTTCACTTTCTTTCTCCATCCACATATCAAAGCTACGATCTAAGGTCAAGGCCAAGCTTGGTTTCCTTTCCTTTACAGAAACCGCTTCACTTTCATCACTTCTGCCAAACTCACTCCCATTCAAATGACAATTCTACCCATGTTAGATTATGGTGACACTATATACAGGGTTGCTTGCAAGACCACTCTATCAAAACTCGACACTCTTTACCATTCCACTATCAGGTTTGCCACAAATGCCCCCTTCAATACACACCACTGCACCCTATATTCATCTGTCAACGGCTCTCCCTTCACACTTGCTGTACGATTCACTGGTTCACTTTCATTTACAAGACCCTTCTTGGCCGATCACCTCCTTATTTAAGTCACTTGCTGCAGCCAAAGTCTGTCACATAAAACACCCGGTCCTCACTTCATCTTTAATTAAGCATTCCCAAAACAATCTCTGCCTCTGCTCTCACATTTCCAATCTGCTGTCGCTCGTGACTGGAGCGCTCTGCAAAAGATACTCAAACTGGACTAATTAATTTCCATTTCATTCTTTAAAACCATCATATCATCGTTGTTTACGGACATATGCAGTTACTTCTCTACATAATCTTTCTTTTCTACCTAAATATTTGAATGGTTTCTCCTTCTATTACTCACCCATGTACCTGTGCACTTATCTTGTTATAagtgtttattgttttctgGGATCTGGTCATGAACCCACTCACTGAAACTTGGCCTTAACTGTCCAGACCCAAATAGCAGAAGTCTTCTCATGGCAAATAGTGTCCTGACCCAGGTAACACAAACACTTACCAAGGGTCACTGTTTCTCCAGGGGGGATGTGCAAATGAAGTTACCCTGGAAGGGGCACTCTGAGGCACATACATCCCAACCATCACCCTGGTATTCCCAGTTGGAGAAGAACATTTGGGAATAATTTTGCCATTCATGATTTTTGTCATACCCTATGGCTATGGGAGATTTAAAATGCTTTCCACCAGATAATATTGGACCACACCAGGTCCATTATTAAATTGAGATctacagttgaagactggtctTACTGGACAGCTTTCAGATGTGagaatatacatatatgtgaagaagaaagacaccggaaataaattaaaaaacttCTCTGGATACACAAAACTTGAAACATGAATCAGTAATGTTATACTATTTTAACAGCTTACCTCTTTTCAGCAGTGGGTTGTTCTCCTTTAAAACTAATATAGCGCTCATTTGACCAGTCGCTCttgaaggacacacagctgggttcaggttcagtaGAGTCTGGTCTTTGTTGGATCCTGTTACACAGAGGATAAGACCAACAGGGATGGAAATTCACTTTTTATTATTCAGAAACAAAAAGCTGGAGATACAAGCAGCAACTACAACAAGATTAACTCAAAGAAGTTCAATGAATTACAAAAGAAATGggttaaaaagctaaaacaccAGAGAATATAATGGACCAAACCAGATCCAATATTTACCTAAAGTCAAGAGTTGAAGACTTTCAGATGTGAGAATATGGATGTGATAAGAAAGATGCTGAATATGAACTCCAAAAACTTCTCTGGatacataaaagttaaaaatatTCATATTCAACAGATTCATTAATATTATAAAATTAACAGCTTACCTATTTTCAGCAGAGGGTTGTTCTCCTTTAAAATTAATATAGTGATCATTTGACCGGTCACTCTTAAAGGatacacagctgggttcaggttcaggttcaggttcggATTCAGGAGACTCTGGTCTCTGCTGGGTCCtgatagaaaaacacatttattgagGGTCACATgttcatttcttcttcttcttcttcttcttcttcttcttcttcttcttcttcttcttcttcttctttcctggGTGGCTGTCACCCTACTGAACTCTTGCTCTGCATCCTGGTGACAATTTCACCTACAACCCCCCCTGGACAATTTGCACTACCCTATCCCACCCATACTGTtctatttattcatttacagatgtacatactgtaatttcacttatacatagccatattctactgtTCTTCATACTATTCATACTGCACATATCTGACTATATGGctcatactgaatatccatatttattctgatTCTCTTATTATATACTCTGCATATATCTACTGTATATTAGTCTTACTACTAGTAcaatttattctgctcttaataacactgcaatatatttcttgtcctgtctatgcaCAATCTGTCTATACTTttaatatcacattgcacttttctgctttatttGCACTTCTGGTTCTCATTTCAGTCATCAACTACCAACATTTCTTTccacaaaattacaaaaaaaaaaactttatttctgCATAAGACTGACACAAAACAACCCAGACGGGACGTAGTTCCATCCAATGAGACTCGTTCCAGTTTGCTGGATGTTCACAACTCACCTCAATCTTCTTCTTAAAATTTCAATTTCCCTTTCCATTGCAATTCGCTCCTTCTGCCATTCAAGTCTTTCCATCAATCCTCTCTCCTCCATTTCAACTAGCTTCTCCTCCATTTCTATTTGCCTCTCCCTTACAGGTCTTTTTGTAAAGTAGCGGTGGCTCCATAGACCAGacactcttcatggacacacagctggtttCAGGTTCAGCAGGATCTGATCTCTGATGGGTCCTGttagaaaaagaggaagacCACTTTTTAATCTCCAGCAACAGGAcctagaatagaatagaatagaatgccATTTATTGACATTATACACATGGACACTAAGATTAAAAGTCACTCTTTCCAGTGTCAACAATGTAATATCATAAGTAgtgcaaaagaagaaaaaggggggagggggggtgcacagttctgagacgctatataaatatataaaaaatataaa
Encoded proteins:
- the LOC114553219 gene encoding NLR family CARD domain-containing protein 3-like translates to MEEKLVEMEERGLMERLEWQKERIAMEREIEILRRRLRTQQRPESPESEPEPEPEPSCVSFKSDRSNDHYINFKGEQPSAENRIQQRPDSTEPEPSCVSFKSDWSNERYISFKGEQPTAEKRVDQESSEVPSGQSAQQHQIHLDSIFMLLKENIATFVKNELKKIQKVLNPDYPECLESQREDEDEDEEQRSSREAFRKITLYFLRRMKQEELADHLQNRSSAGVCKRKLKSNLNKKFQCIFEGIAKAGNQTLLNQMFTEIYIMEGGTAEVNDEHEVRQIETASRKPDRPETTIRREDIFKAQPGQDEPIRTVMTKGVAGIGKTVLTQKFTLDWAEGKANQDIQFTFPFTFRELNVLKEKRYSLVELVDHFFSETREAGIFRFEECQVVFIFDGLDECRLSLDFHNTEILTDVTESASVDVLLTNLIRGKLLPSARLWITTRPAAANQIPPECVDMVTEVRGFTDLQKEEYFRKRSRDKKQESRIISHIKTSRSLYIMCHIPVFCWITATVLEDMLKTREGGELPKTLTEMYIHFLVVQSKLKNIKYGGEAGNDSNWNKETKKMIESLGKLAFEQLQKGNLIFYESDLTECGINIRSASVYSGVFTQIFKEESGLYQDKMFCFVHLSVQEFLAALHVHLTFTNFGVNLLSEEQTTSWWSEVFRDKSTHFYQSAVDKALQSPHGHLDLFLRFLLGLSLQANQNLLQGLMTQTGSSSETNQKTVEYIKKKFSENLSAERSINLFHCLNEVNDHSLVEEIQQSLSSGSLSTDELSPAEWSALVFILLSSEEDLDVFDLKKYSASEEALLRLLPVVKASNKAL